One genomic region from Rhinoraja longicauda isolate Sanriku21f chromosome 8, sRhiLon1.1, whole genome shotgun sequence encodes:
- the LOC144596266 gene encoding T-cell-specific surface glycoprotein CD28 homolog isoform X2, with protein sequence MMNRCHLATLLICLLTVLLKVPAMEVTQPRKIIAERHNVTLKCLYNTTGDGEAQIYRVTVYRGEEEKNSEVCVASFNNSMEPFEKRDVLHCKGQPSRNSISIKLIGMDKSHSDWYFCKVEKMYPLPYTKATGNGTWIFIKPDVEVPEKTQCPQVTQATLIILALAGLFLLYSVVITYLHWMLRNNQEEQNNEYINMEPPNHASGRKRRMQSDHRT encoded by the exons ATGATGAACCGGTGCCATCTGGCTACTTTACTCATCTGCCTTCTAACGGTCCTCCTGAAGGTCCCAG CGATGGAAGTTACTCAACCCAGAAAGATCATTGCTGAGAGACACAACGTCACTCTTAAATGCTTGTACAACACCACAGGAGATGGGGAAGCCCAGATATACAGGGTCACCGTTTAcagaggtgaagaggaaaagaactCTGAGGTTTGTGTAGCGTCGTTTAATAACAGCATGGAGCCCTTTGAGAAGAGAGATGTACTGCACTGTAAAGGCCAGCCAAGCAGAAACAGTATATCGATAAAGTTAATTGGCATGGACAAGTCTCACAGCGACTGGTACTTCTGTAAGGTGGAGAAAATGTATCCGCTGCCCTACACAAAGGCCACTGGGAATGGAACTTGGATTTTCATCAAGCCGGATGTGGAAG TTCCAGAGAAGACGCAGTGTCCTCAAGTGACTCAGGCCACACTGATCATCCTAGCTCTCGCCGGCCTCTTCCTGCTATACAGTGTCGTCATCACCTACCTGCACTGG ATGTTGAGAAACAACCAAGAGGAACAAAACAATGAATATATAAACATGGAACCTCCTAACCACGCCTCTGGTAGAAAACGCAGAATGCAGTCTGACCATCGCACCTAA
- the LOC144596266 gene encoding T-cell-specific surface glycoprotein CD28 homolog isoform X1, producing the protein MMNRCHLATLLICLLTVLLKVPAMEVTQPRKIIAERHNVTLKCLYNTTGDGEAQIYRVTVYRGEEEKNSEVCVASFNNSMEPFEKRDVLHCKGQPSRNSISIKLIGMDKSHSDWYFCKVEKMYPLPYTKATGNGTWIFIKPDVEVPEKTQCPQVTQATLIILALAGLFLLYSVVITYLHWPLGATVCILGMKEAVDMKCELIHNSYEPATATWTGQRWETGPRQGKC; encoded by the exons ATGATGAACCGGTGCCATCTGGCTACTTTACTCATCTGCCTTCTAACGGTCCTCCTGAAGGTCCCAG CGATGGAAGTTACTCAACCCAGAAAGATCATTGCTGAGAGACACAACGTCACTCTTAAATGCTTGTACAACACCACAGGAGATGGGGAAGCCCAGATATACAGGGTCACCGTTTAcagaggtgaagaggaaaagaactCTGAGGTTTGTGTAGCGTCGTTTAATAACAGCATGGAGCCCTTTGAGAAGAGAGATGTACTGCACTGTAAAGGCCAGCCAAGCAGAAACAGTATATCGATAAAGTTAATTGGCATGGACAAGTCTCACAGCGACTGGTACTTCTGTAAGGTGGAGAAAATGTATCCGCTGCCCTACACAAAGGCCACTGGGAATGGAACTTGGATTTTCATCAAGCCGGATGTGGAAG TTCCAGAGAAGACGCAGTGTCCTCAAGTGACTCAGGCCACACTGATCATCCTAGCTCTCGCCGGCCTCTTCCTGCTATACAGTGTCGTCATCACCTACCTGCACTGG CCTCTTGGCGCCACCGTTTGTATTCTCGGGATGAAGGAGGCAGTTGACATGAAATGTGAACTGATTCACAATTCCTACGAACCCGCTACTGCTACATGGACTGGCCAGCGCTGGGAGACAGGTCCAAGGCAAGGCAA ATGTTGA